The Corynebacterium suranareeae genome window below encodes:
- a CDS encoding DUF1684 domain-containing protein, giving the protein MNKPLTQTVPELNTQAWELWHKEREAKAVEATGPTALIGTFWVTASTHDGAEEFPGIPGKWFNSANGLTGEGLPQPYSTTGTIQLQPGDKIDDGEVLLTAIERQGNLAIRAFNRNALSRQTFQGIATFEPSQKWIVPATFEADTKLVDVLSADGRIIPTTTAGWIHFPINGSTYKLQVTDNGSSFSAVFTDASTANGVHRFRNISLGYPDAQGDTFIDFNRTWLPPFAFSEHFLCPTPTKANVLGIAIEAGEKWVEHN; this is encoded by the coding sequence ATGAACAAACCACTCACCCAAACAGTTCCAGAACTCAACACACAAGCATGGGAACTCTGGCACAAAGAACGCGAAGCAAAAGCTGTTGAAGCAACTGGCCCCACAGCGCTAATTGGCACATTCTGGGTGACTGCTTCCACCCACGATGGTGCCGAGGAGTTTCCTGGAATTCCCGGAAAATGGTTCAACTCCGCTAACGGACTAACTGGTGAGGGACTACCCCAGCCGTACTCCACCACCGGCACTATTCAGCTGCAGCCAGGCGACAAAATTGATGACGGCGAAGTCCTCCTCACCGCCATTGAACGCCAAGGCAACCTCGCAATTCGTGCTTTTAACCGCAACGCCCTATCCCGCCAAACCTTCCAAGGCATCGCCACATTTGAACCTTCCCAAAAGTGGATTGTGCCAGCAACATTTGAAGCCGACACCAAGCTTGTCGATGTTCTTTCCGCCGACGGCCGCATCATCCCAACCACAACCGCCGGATGGATTCACTTCCCCATCAATGGCTCTACATACAAACTTCAAGTCACCGACAACGGATCTTCATTTAGTGCCGTATTCACCGACGCATCAACCGCCAACGGCGTGCACAGATTCCGCAACATCAGCTTGGGCTACCCAGATGCGCAGGGCGACACCTTCATCGACTTCAACCGCACCTGGCTTCCACCCTTTGCCTTCAGCGAGCATTTCCTTTGCCCCACTCCCACCAAAGCCAATGTTCTTGGCATTGCAATTGAAGCCGGCGAAAAATGGGTGGAGCATAACTAG
- a CDS encoding LLM class flavin-dependent oxidoreductase produces the protein MTTIDRAGIISPGSFSAEDPHSGLDQTLELFNYAEELGFQTAGIRQRHLERGSSSALTFLAAATQRTNRITLETNVVPLGYEVPFRLAEDFSTVAALSNGRLAVGISTSAPHNELLSSLNRTDASESTDAYELIERFLEALRGQELSEEILPTPYGALHKPSLHPHLPELIDNVWLGAGSDRSAVWAAQHGLAISLGNLTNAVGDKGFEESQRARIDQYLDNFNGKNGPRVAVERVILPLDSATSEQVAHYRAFAESRLERTRAPQGERRTVIQPDLIGSAEEIIDLLANDPSFDGHTELRVSLPYAFDQQEYRQIIGDIAELVLPKLAWNPSKNPSKTVEYARG, from the coding sequence ATGACAACCATTGACCGCGCCGGGATTATTTCTCCGGGCAGTTTCTCCGCTGAAGATCCGCACAGTGGACTTGATCAAACACTTGAACTTTTTAACTATGCGGAAGAGCTTGGTTTCCAAACCGCGGGTATTAGGCAGCGCCATTTAGAGCGTGGATCTTCGTCGGCTTTGACGTTTTTAGCGGCTGCTACGCAAAGAACTAATCGCATTACGTTGGAAACCAATGTGGTTCCGTTGGGCTATGAGGTGCCTTTCCGTTTAGCTGAGGATTTCTCCACGGTGGCGGCGTTGTCCAATGGTCGTCTTGCGGTGGGTATTAGTACTTCGGCTCCTCATAATGAGCTGTTGAGTTCGCTTAATCGCACGGACGCATCAGAATCTACTGATGCTTATGAACTTATTGAACGTTTCCTTGAGGCACTTCGTGGCCAGGAACTTTCAGAGGAAATACTGCCCACTCCTTATGGGGCATTGCATAAGCCTTCGTTGCATCCGCATCTTCCAGAGTTGATCGATAACGTGTGGTTGGGTGCAGGTTCGGATCGTTCTGCGGTGTGGGCTGCTCAGCATGGTTTGGCTATTTCTTTAGGAAATCTCACCAATGCTGTTGGCGATAAGGGCTTTGAGGAGTCGCAGCGGGCGAGGATCGATCAGTACCTCGACAATTTCAACGGAAAAAACGGACCCCGCGTCGCCGTAGAGCGCGTCATTCTTCCACTTGATTCAGCAACTTCAGAGCAAGTGGCACATTATCGCGCTTTCGCAGAATCTCGTTTAGAGCGGACTCGTGCACCGCAGGGTGAGCGCCGGACTGTGATTCAGCCGGATTTGATTGGTTCTGCAGAAGAGATCATTGATCTGCTGGCTAATGATCCATCATTTGATGGCCACACTGAGCTGCGCGTCTCCTTGCCATATGCGTTTGACCAGCAAGAATACCGCCAGATTATTGGTGATATCGCAGAGCTGGTCCTGCCAAAGCTCGCATGGAACCCAAGCAAGAACCCTTCTAAAACAGTCGAGTACGCCCGTGGCTAG
- a CDS encoding ABC transporter permease, translated as MARFVALRIGQAVLVTWVAYTAAFFLLYALPSDPISLLLGPDAVDVSPEERAALAAQYGFDQPLIQQYFHALFNLFRGDLGYSVQMGGAVSAILGEALGSTIQLAALGLVFAVVFGLGIAVAATYFQNPWLRQTLLSLPSLSVSIPAFWFGLLLIQVFSFRLQWFPAFSATGFESMILPAITLALPTSAMIAQVFARSLNTALHEPYSATAFAKGAPRIRVVLHHASRNALLPMLTITGLVVGQLLSGTVVTETVFSRPGLGRVIATAVSGQDIPVVLGAVLVGAVLYSGTNLIVDLLYPVFDPRQRARLGERGGGKRRQAIPAPVFKRRKDKAHDFSDYSV; from the coding sequence GTGGCTAGGTTCGTTGCACTACGCATCGGGCAGGCAGTCCTGGTGACGTGGGTGGCGTATACCGCAGCATTCTTCCTGCTCTACGCGTTGCCCAGTGATCCGATTTCTTTGCTGCTTGGTCCGGATGCTGTTGATGTTTCCCCAGAAGAACGTGCTGCGTTGGCTGCGCAATATGGTTTTGATCAGCCACTGATCCAGCAGTACTTCCACGCACTTTTCAATCTGTTTAGAGGCGATCTTGGGTACTCCGTGCAGATGGGTGGGGCAGTGTCTGCGATTTTGGGCGAGGCTTTAGGTTCCACCATCCAGCTCGCAGCGTTGGGGTTGGTGTTCGCGGTGGTCTTCGGTTTGGGCATTGCGGTGGCGGCGACGTATTTCCAGAATCCGTGGCTGCGTCAAACTTTGCTGTCGCTGCCGTCTTTGTCGGTGTCTATCCCAGCGTTTTGGTTCGGTTTGCTGCTGATTCAGGTGTTTTCTTTCCGCCTGCAGTGGTTCCCGGCGTTTTCTGCTACTGGGTTTGAATCAATGATTCTGCCGGCCATTACTCTCGCGTTGCCGACGAGTGCGATGATCGCGCAGGTGTTTGCGCGCAGCTTGAACACGGCGCTGCATGAGCCATATTCGGCAACTGCTTTTGCCAAAGGCGCACCCAGAATTCGTGTGGTTCTACACCACGCCAGCAGAAATGCGCTGCTCCCGATGCTGACCATCACTGGTTTGGTGGTCGGCCAGCTGCTCAGCGGAACCGTGGTCACAGAGACTGTGTTCTCCCGACCTGGACTTGGCCGCGTTATTGCCACGGCGGTTTCTGGCCAAGATATCCCTGTTGTGTTGGGCGCGGTGTTGGTGGGTGCGGTGCTGTATTCGGGCACCAACCTCATTGTTGATCTGTTGTATCCAGTTTTCGATCCGCGCCAGCGCGCACGCTTGGGCGAGCGCGGTGGAGGGAAGCGTCGACAAGCAATTCCTGCTCCGGTGTTTAAGCGCAGAAAGGACAAGGCGCATGACTTCAGTGATTACTCGGTCTAA
- a CDS encoding ABC transporter permease, producing MTSVITRSKPAVKQEEKPQFTSSSRWDRISSSSFAKPTVILALLWLAIIAVWALAPVLVTSGDPISGNVAEKLLPPSGEHWFGTDQLGRDIFTRVVYGTGLTVKAVLVAVGLGFAVGGVLGAVAGFVGGWVDALFMRIADVLLSIPSLLLSLAVIVALGFGTVNVAIAVGIGAVASIARVMRAEVLKVRNNLYVEAAYAAGATKWRVLWRHVLPNSLGPVIVLVVLEFGSAVLAISSLSFLGYGAPPPQPEWGALVAQGRDYLAAQGWISTIPGLVITLTVLSVNRLSNALNKNGGAR from the coding sequence ATGACTTCAGTGATTACTCGGTCTAAGCCTGCTGTGAAGCAGGAGGAAAAGCCGCAATTTACCAGCTCAAGCAGATGGGATCGGATCAGTTCTTCTAGTTTTGCCAAGCCCACGGTGATACTGGCGCTGCTGTGGCTGGCGATTATTGCGGTGTGGGCGCTTGCGCCGGTCCTGGTGACTTCGGGCGATCCGATTAGCGGAAATGTTGCCGAAAAGCTGCTGCCGCCAAGCGGTGAGCATTGGTTTGGCACCGATCAGCTGGGCCGCGATATTTTCACCCGCGTGGTGTACGGAACTGGCCTGACCGTAAAGGCAGTGCTGGTCGCGGTGGGTCTCGGATTCGCTGTCGGCGGCGTGCTGGGTGCGGTCGCTGGGTTTGTGGGCGGCTGGGTGGATGCGCTGTTCATGCGTATCGCGGATGTCCTACTGTCCATTCCAAGCCTGCTGCTATCGCTTGCGGTGATTGTTGCGCTGGGTTTCGGCACGGTGAACGTGGCGATCGCGGTGGGTATTGGCGCGGTGGCCTCAATTGCCCGCGTCATGCGCGCTGAAGTGCTGAAAGTGCGTAACAACCTCTACGTGGAGGCGGCTTATGCGGCGGGCGCGACGAAGTGGCGGGTGCTGTGGCGCCATGTGCTGCCGAACTCGCTGGGGCCGGTGATTGTGCTGGTCGTGCTCGAATTCGGCTCTGCGGTGCTGGCTATTTCCTCACTCAGCTTCCTGGGCTACGGCGCCCCGCCACCACAACCCGAATGGGGCGCGCTGGTCGCCCAAGGCCGCGACTACCTTGCAGCTCAAGGCTGGATTTCCACTATCCCCGGCCTCGTCATCACCCTCACCGTCCTATCCGTCAACCGACTATCCAACGCCCTAAACAAGAATGGAGGAGCGCGATGA
- a CDS encoding dipeptide ABC transporter ATP-binding protein: protein MSEPLLSVKDLSLSYRTRHGLIDAVRHVSFTLSRGERLALVGESGSGKSTIASTIVGLQSNNLVINGGSIRFGETELLGAKPRLLNNFRGRHIGFVPQDPSVSLNPVHRIGDQVAEVLKLHGLAGKHDAAQAAVEALAAAGIDRPEYRARQYPHELSGGMRQRVLIAIGVVAEPSLLIADEPTSALDVTVQHKILNNIDQLTSEKNLATLLITHDLGVAAERSDRIIVLSKGHIVEDGTPAQILEAPEHPYTRQLISDAPSLHAARRVEVAPRSEKPGFERPGFEAAHPQAALELVGISKQFSLPRGTGQSGEVINALTDVSVTINKSTTYGLVGESGSGKTTLGRIALRLEDPTAGHVILGGEDITEARGKTLRELRRRIQVVQQNPYASLNPRMTIAQNIYEPLSAFGEGNRKTKHARALELLDQVMLPSNVAERTPEGLSGGQRQRVAIARALALSPEVLILDEPVSALDVTVQAQILDLLVDLQKEHDLAYLFISHDLAVVRDIAHEVGVIRFGELVEEADAISVFERPQHEYTQELLGAIPMLPHPSTVI, encoded by the coding sequence ATGAGCGAGCCACTGCTGAGCGTCAAAGATCTAAGCCTCAGCTACCGCACCAGGCATGGGCTTATCGACGCCGTCCGCCACGTTTCCTTCACCCTTTCGCGCGGCGAACGCCTAGCCCTAGTCGGCGAAAGCGGTTCCGGTAAATCCACTATCGCCTCCACGATCGTCGGGTTGCAGTCGAATAATTTGGTGATCAACGGTGGTAGCATTCGCTTCGGCGAGACTGAGCTGTTGGGGGCAAAACCCAGGCTGCTCAACAACTTCCGCGGACGCCACATCGGCTTTGTTCCCCAAGATCCCAGTGTGTCCTTAAACCCAGTGCACCGCATCGGTGATCAGGTTGCTGAGGTGCTGAAACTCCACGGCTTGGCCGGAAAACACGATGCCGCGCAAGCTGCCGTGGAAGCCCTCGCCGCTGCTGGCATTGACCGACCTGAATACCGCGCCCGCCAATACCCACATGAACTTTCCGGCGGAATGCGCCAACGAGTCCTCATCGCGATCGGTGTGGTGGCGGAACCTTCACTACTGATTGCCGATGAACCCACCAGCGCCCTCGACGTGACGGTGCAACACAAAATCCTCAACAACATTGATCAACTCACATCAGAGAAGAACCTGGCCACACTACTGATCACCCATGATTTGGGAGTTGCTGCAGAACGTTCAGATCGCATCATCGTGTTGTCTAAAGGCCACATTGTTGAAGATGGAACACCAGCCCAGATCCTGGAAGCACCTGAACATCCTTATACCCGACAGTTGATCAGCGATGCTCCGAGTCTGCATGCGGCAAGGAGAGTGGAGGTGGCGCCACGCTCTGAGAAGCCTGGCTTTGAGCGACCTGGCTTTGAGGCGGCGCATCCTCAGGCAGCTCTGGAACTCGTCGGAATTTCCAAACAGTTCTCCCTTCCTCGCGGCACAGGCCAATCCGGTGAGGTCATCAACGCACTCACGGATGTGTCTGTCACCATCAACAAATCCACCACCTATGGCCTGGTGGGGGAGAGCGGTTCCGGAAAAACCACCCTCGGCAGAATCGCGTTGCGGCTTGAGGATCCCACCGCAGGTCATGTCATTTTGGGTGGCGAGGACATTACCGAAGCGCGCGGAAAAACACTTCGGGAACTGCGCCGACGAATCCAAGTGGTGCAACAGAACCCTTATGCATCCCTTAATCCGCGCATGACCATTGCACAAAATATTTATGAGCCACTGTCCGCATTCGGTGAAGGCAACCGAAAAACTAAGCATGCGCGAGCACTGGAATTACTTGACCAGGTGATGCTCCCCAGCAACGTCGCCGAACGAACCCCCGAGGGGTTAAGTGGAGGTCAACGCCAGCGCGTAGCCATTGCTAGAGCCTTGGCGTTGAGCCCAGAGGTGTTGATTCTGGATGAGCCGGTCTCTGCACTAGATGTCACCGTCCAGGCTCAAATCTTGGATCTGCTCGTTGACTTACAAAAAGAACACGATCTGGCATACCTCTTTATCTCCCATGACCTTGCTGTGGTGCGCGATATCGCCCATGAAGTGGGCGTGATCCGGTTTGGCGAACTAGTTGAAGAAGCGGATGCCATCTCAGTTTTTGAACGACCGCAGCATGAATACACCCAGGAATTACTCGGTGCGATCCCGATGCTTCCTCACCCATCAACCGTTATTTAA
- a CDS encoding ABC transporter substrate-binding protein: MKLFSPRTALAATALVSALALSACSNSSAQSGEPLEGGTLTFALGNDPLSFSPASGGNGNDTWYVNRQIYDSLVYLNPDTTEVEPWLATSWEVNDDATEFTFHLRDDVTFSDGSALTAQTVVANLDDLKAAGANSNAVADLRTYAGAEATDEHTVVVRFDEPNAAFLTTASSVTFGIVSEATLDIPFTERNSGENVSGSGPFTLASYTKDSQVTLDKREGYSWAPESFDNRGEAHLDSIEFKIVPESGNRTGGLSSGQIDVAGGISPNDIATVEATNSIVSRANPGDVFGLYFNFQQPEFEDQRVREAVALAVDAQEIRDGALSEQFNVATSPLSSTTKDYIDVSADIPAHDVDKAKSLLDDAGWIEGPDGTREKDGEKLEFRITYINNFGPNADSIALLQEQLRAVGIASTQLTGTVPEFQSSIATREYEIAWRNLSRVDGDVLRADFGDVGSETNYPLNDPDLLSRLDAQVKIGNEAERTAALHSIQRDLVAGSYFVPVHELTTVLGVSDDINGVTLGADSRLDLLVDAQKTE, from the coding sequence ATGAAACTCTTTTCTCCCCGTACTGCATTAGCCGCAACAGCTTTGGTTTCAGCTCTTGCGTTAAGCGCGTGCTCCAATTCTTCGGCGCAATCTGGCGAACCATTAGAAGGTGGCACGCTGACCTTCGCCTTGGGTAATGATCCGTTATCGTTTAGTCCTGCATCAGGTGGAAACGGCAACGATACCTGGTATGTAAACAGACAAATTTATGATTCCCTGGTGTATCTCAATCCCGATACCACTGAGGTAGAACCGTGGCTTGCTACCTCCTGGGAGGTCAACGATGATGCCACTGAGTTCACCTTCCATCTGCGCGATGATGTGACATTTTCTGATGGTTCCGCACTGACTGCCCAAACAGTGGTGGCTAACTTGGATGACCTCAAAGCAGCAGGGGCCAACAGCAATGCCGTTGCAGATCTACGCACCTATGCAGGCGCCGAAGCAACCGACGAGCACACCGTTGTTGTTCGTTTCGATGAACCCAACGCAGCCTTTCTCACCACCGCTTCTTCGGTGACCTTCGGAATTGTCTCTGAAGCGACCTTGGATATCCCGTTCACCGAACGTAACTCAGGTGAAAATGTCTCCGGTTCCGGCCCATTCACGTTGGCTAGCTACACCAAGGATTCCCAGGTCACATTAGATAAACGCGAGGGCTATTCCTGGGCTCCGGAAAGCTTTGACAACCGCGGCGAAGCTCACCTAGACAGCATTGAATTTAAGATCGTCCCAGAGTCCGGCAACCGCACCGGTGGTTTGAGCAGCGGCCAGATCGATGTTGCTGGCGGTATTTCCCCCAATGACATCGCCACTGTTGAAGCCACTAATTCCATTGTGTCCCGCGCCAACCCCGGTGACGTGTTTGGACTGTACTTCAATTTCCAGCAACCAGAATTTGAAGATCAGCGCGTCCGCGAAGCTGTTGCCTTAGCGGTTGATGCGCAGGAAATCCGCGATGGTGCGCTCAGCGAGCAGTTCAACGTGGCCACCAGCCCGCTGTCGTCCACCACCAAGGATTACATCGACGTCTCCGCCGACATCCCAGCGCATGACGTCGACAAGGCAAAATCGCTTCTCGACGACGCCGGCTGGATCGAAGGGCCCGACGGCACCAGGGAGAAAGATGGCGAGAAACTCGAGTTCCGAATCACCTACATCAACAACTTTGGCCCCAACGCCGACAGCATCGCGTTACTCCAGGAACAACTCCGCGCGGTAGGTATCGCCAGTACGCAGCTGACCGGTACCGTCCCAGAATTCCAATCGAGTATCGCCACCCGTGAATATGAAATCGCATGGCGCAACCTTTCCCGTGTGGATGGCGATGTCCTCCGCGCCGACTTCGGCGATGTGGGATCAGAAACCAACTACCCACTCAACGATCCCGATCTGCTGTCCCGCCTGGATGCCCAGGTGAAAATCGGCAACGAAGCCGAACGCACCGCAGCGCTACACAGCATTCAACGTGACTTGGTGGCCGGTTCCTACTTCGTCCCAGTCCATGAACTCACCACAGTGCTGGGTGTTTCCGACGACATCAACGGCGTTACCTTAGGTGCAGATTCCCGCCTTGACCTGCTCGTTGATGCACAGAAAACGGAGTAA
- a CDS encoding NtaA/DmoA family FMN-dependent monooxygenase (This protein belongs to a clade of FMN-dependent monooxygenases, within a broader family of flavin-dependent oxidoreductases, the luciferase-like monooxygenase (LMM) family, some of whose members use coenzyme F420 rather than FMN.), whose amino-acid sequence MSTNQPRQVHLAAHFPGVNSTTIWSHPDSKSHIEFSSFEHLARTSERGLFDFFFLAEGLRLREHKGKIFDLDVAGRPNTLAVLAALAGVTSHIGLAGTLSTTYNEPFDLAKQLATLDHLSRGRAAWNVVTSPDAFTGENFRRGGYLDYEDRYHRSRDFINVARTLWDADPAEAVRYASKFFDIDATFPTPPSPQGHPVVFQAGDSDAGREFAADSADVVFTRHAALEDGKAFYKDVKSRLATYGRKEDDLKIFPGVTVVLGDSEADAIERSRHSHRQQITGAGAIAFLEQVWGRDLTDYDPEGPLPTVEPDVENISITRGRVRHAKDPLAVAAAWRARAEQDNLSIRELVIEVAARTSFVGTYKSVAEQINEFIQQRAADGFILVPSITPSGLDEFVDLVVPELQDRGVYRTEYPGTTLRENLGISSSRLASEWAQYRDNALKVSV is encoded by the coding sequence ATGAGCACTAATCAACCACGTCAGGTTCACCTTGCCGCCCACTTCCCAGGGGTAAATAGCACCACCATCTGGTCTCATCCAGATTCCAAGAGCCACATTGAATTCTCCTCTTTTGAACACCTTGCGCGCACCTCTGAGCGTGGACTGTTTGATTTCTTCTTCCTCGCCGAAGGTCTGCGTCTTCGTGAGCACAAGGGCAAGATCTTTGATCTCGATGTTGCTGGCCGACCCAACACGTTGGCAGTGCTGGCAGCATTAGCTGGTGTTACCTCCCATATCGGACTGGCCGGCACGTTGAGCACCACCTACAACGAGCCTTTTGACCTGGCAAAACAACTAGCCACCCTGGATCACCTTTCACGTGGACGTGCCGCCTGGAATGTGGTGACCTCCCCGGATGCCTTCACCGGTGAAAACTTCCGACGCGGCGGCTACCTAGACTATGAAGATCGCTATCATCGTTCCCGCGATTTCATCAATGTGGCGCGCACCCTGTGGGATGCGGACCCAGCAGAAGCAGTGCGGTACGCATCCAAATTCTTTGACATTGATGCCACATTCCCAACCCCACCAAGTCCGCAGGGACACCCCGTGGTGTTCCAAGCTGGCGATTCTGATGCGGGACGTGAATTCGCTGCCGATTCCGCTGATGTGGTGTTCACCCGCCACGCCGCATTAGAAGATGGCAAGGCGTTTTACAAAGATGTAAAGAGCCGCCTGGCCACCTATGGCCGTAAAGAAGACGATCTGAAGATTTTCCCAGGCGTGACCGTTGTGTTGGGTGATTCTGAAGCCGATGCCATTGAACGTTCCCGCCACAGCCACCGCCAACAAATCACCGGTGCCGGTGCGATTGCATTCCTGGAGCAGGTGTGGGGCCGTGACCTCACCGACTACGACCCGGAAGGTCCACTGCCCACGGTCGAACCAGATGTAGAAAATATTTCCATCACCCGTGGCCGTGTGCGTCACGCCAAGGATCCGTTGGCTGTAGCTGCAGCATGGCGTGCCCGCGCAGAACAAGACAACCTCTCCATCCGCGAGCTTGTCATTGAGGTCGCTGCACGCACCAGTTTCGTGGGTACCTACAAATCAGTGGCTGAGCAGATCAACGAGTTCATCCAGCAGCGCGCCGCCGATGGATTCATCCTCGTTCCTTCCATCACCCCAAGTGGCCTGGATGAATTTGTAGATCTCGTGGTGCCAGAACTACAAGATCGTGGGGTGTACCGCACCGAGTATCCAGGCACCACCCTGCGTGAAAACCTGGGCATCTCCTCATCCCGCCTGGCTTCCGAATGGGCACAGTACCGCGACAACGCACTGAAAGTGAGCGTCTAG
- a CDS encoding LLM class flavin-dependent oxidoreductase: MSNNKQFIVGVALDATADITAENILNTQLATARLLDEHSFDFLTLNDSFETGFDALLTASFISTQTHQIGLIPTVTTTHTEPFHIATATATLDYTGRARGGWQAVPSLTQADAKAIGRRDVAEPGPAWNETEQVIDVVRKLWDSWEPDAEIRDARTGRFLDRNKLHYIDATLTDSVGEPYTVKGPSIVPHPPQGNPPVFVVAADEQSRAVALHTADVILVPADDADSAVALVTELESHTNRDVLVIPSIPLEVEQLRSSVEKLLDAGLRGLHLRPQRLAEDVDKLVSHAREFGEYRQGTSLRNRLGLPAVP, from the coding sequence ATGAGTAACAATAAACAGTTCATTGTTGGTGTCGCACTTGATGCCACCGCTGATATCACTGCAGAAAACATCCTAAACACCCAACTTGCAACCGCACGTCTGCTGGATGAGCACAGCTTTGATTTCCTCACCCTCAACGATTCCTTTGAGACGGGTTTCGATGCCCTCCTCACCGCATCGTTTATTAGCACCCAAACCCACCAAATCGGCCTGATTCCCACCGTGACCACCACGCACACTGAGCCCTTCCACATCGCTACGGCCACAGCCACATTGGATTACACCGGCCGTGCTCGAGGTGGTTGGCAGGCTGTTCCTTCACTTACGCAAGCTGATGCCAAAGCGATCGGCCGCCGCGATGTGGCGGAACCTGGCCCTGCGTGGAACGAAACCGAGCAAGTTATCGACGTTGTTCGCAAGCTTTGGGACTCGTGGGAACCCGATGCCGAAATCCGAGATGCCCGCACCGGACGTTTCCTAGACCGCAACAAACTCCACTACATTGACGCCACTTTAACCGACAGCGTGGGCGAACCCTACACCGTGAAGGGGCCATCAATCGTGCCGCACCCACCACAGGGCAACCCGCCAGTATTTGTGGTCGCTGCTGATGAACAATCTCGCGCCGTCGCATTACACACCGCCGATGTCATCCTCGTTCCCGCCGACGATGCCGACTCCGCAGTGGCGTTGGTTACAGAATTAGAATCCCACACCAACCGCGATGTGCTGGTGATTCCGAGTATCCCGCTGGAGGTAGAACAACTGCGCAGCAGCGTCGAAAAGCTTCTCGACGCCGGCCTCCGCGGCCTGCATCTACGCCCGCAGCGGCTGGCGGAAGACGTCGACAAGCTTGTTTCTCATGCGCGCGAATTTGGCGAATACCGCCAAGGAACCAGCCTGCGCAACCGACTAGGCTTGCCGGCCGTGCCATGA